One Methylophaga marina DNA window includes the following coding sequences:
- a CDS encoding PGPGW domain-containing protein, which produces MEELFKTIWSNETWLWALGIISILSFVASLVFIPYLIVRMPADYFTAEKRHKTPWADKHIVIRTVLITLKNCLGLVLVVMGLAMLVLPGQGLLTLFIGLICLNFPGKYRLEKWLIQQKSVQRSIDWLRQRAGSEPLKYD; this is translated from the coding sequence ATGGAAGAGCTGTTTAAGACAATATGGAGTAACGAAACATGGTTATGGGCCTTAGGCATAATTTCCATCCTGAGTTTTGTTGCTTCATTAGTCTTTATCCCTTACCTGATTGTGAGAATGCCAGCCGATTATTTCACAGCAGAAAAGAGACATAAAACACCTTGGGCTGATAAGCATATTGTTATCAGGACAGTACTTATTACGTTGAAAAACTGCTTGGGACTTGTGTTAGTGGTAATGGGACTAGCCATGCTAGTTTTACCTGGGCAGGGGTTGTTAACTTTATTTATCGGTCTGATCTGTCTGAATTTTCCAGGAAAATATCGTCTCGAAAAATGGTTAATTCAACAAAAAAGTGTCCAACGCTCAATTGACTGGTTACGGCAGCGTGCAGGCAGTGAACCGTTGAAGTATGACTAA
- a CDS encoding NUDIX domain-containing protein has translation MTKKSFKVLNQKTVYKGFFSVKKYTLQHTLYHGGWSQVVDREVFHRGDCIAVLLYDPYRDEVVIIEQFRAGAILTKQQEEAWLLEIVAGAVEENETPEDVAIREAHEEAGCEVMELMKINAFYTSPGGTSECLTLFCGKVDTSEVGGVHGLAEEDEDIAVSVVKFEEAYKLVETSRIQSAIPIIAIQWLKIHRESLREQWT, from the coding sequence ATGACTAAAAAGTCGTTTAAAGTACTCAATCAGAAAACCGTATACAAAGGCTTTTTTAGCGTAAAGAAATACACACTCCAACATACGCTTTATCATGGTGGTTGGAGCCAGGTTGTTGATCGAGAAGTTTTCCATCGGGGCGACTGTATTGCAGTGCTGCTTTATGATCCTTATCGTGATGAAGTGGTGATTATTGAACAGTTCCGCGCCGGAGCCATTCTGACAAAACAGCAGGAAGAAGCCTGGTTACTTGAGATTGTCGCTGGTGCAGTTGAAGAAAATGAAACACCAGAAGACGTCGCTATCCGAGAAGCTCATGAAGAAGCTGGCTGTGAAGTGATGGAGCTGATGAAAATTAATGCTTTCTATACCTCTCCCGGTGGTACATCAGAATGTCTGACCTTATTCTGTGGCAAAGTAGACACCTCTGAGGTGGGTGGCGTTCATGGTCTTGCCGAAGAGGATGAGGATATTGCGGTTAGTGTTGTGAAATTCGAGGAGGCTTATAAGCTGGTTGAAACTAGCCGTATTCAGTCTGCGATACCTATCATCGCTATTCAATGGTTAAAAATTCATCGTGAATCACTGCGAGAACAATGGACCTGA
- a CDS encoding DUF3108 domain-containing protein yields MRTLFSVFLLLIASEVSLAADIPDFSANYAVKLNGIQAGELKRTLETDQTGLRHFTSISQAKGVFSFFKPDIIEETSLWRLKDNVVQPQFYRYLRTGGKKEKRLEMKFNWLDMTAQIDDREHPWQLDIEPNTLDKLVYQISLMRDLIKHKGDQITYRIADGGKLKTYQIRILGEERIKTPMGEIDAVKLTRHRDKDNERETTLWCAPSLAYLPVKLEHIEDGTTFTAVLRRLKGMDYEQAFIHHNNTSTIDSHD; encoded by the coding sequence ATGCGTACATTGTTCAGTGTTTTTTTGCTGCTCATTGCCTCAGAAGTGTCTTTGGCGGCAGATATACCTGACTTTTCAGCTAATTACGCCGTCAAATTAAATGGGATTCAAGCGGGAGAATTAAAGCGTACCCTTGAAACTGACCAGACGGGTCTCAGACACTTTACTTCTATCTCGCAGGCCAAAGGCGTATTTTCCTTCTTCAAACCGGACATTATTGAAGAAACCAGTTTGTGGAGATTAAAAGACAACGTGGTACAACCTCAATTTTATCGCTACCTTCGAACAGGTGGTAAAAAAGAAAAACGGCTGGAAATGAAATTTAACTGGCTGGATATGACAGCCCAGATTGATGATAGAGAACATCCGTGGCAATTGGATATCGAACCTAACACACTTGATAAACTGGTCTACCAAATCAGCTTGATGCGCGATTTAATCAAACATAAAGGTGATCAAATTACTTATCGTATTGCTGATGGTGGCAAACTGAAAACCTATCAAATACGCATATTGGGTGAGGAACGCATCAAAACTCCCATGGGTGAAATTGATGCCGTAAAGCTCACTCGCCATCGTGACAAGGACAATGAACGTGAAACCACACTCTGGTGTGCCCCTTCCCTTGCATATTTACCTGTAAAACTTGAACACATAGAAGATGGGACAACTTTCACTGCTGTCCTTCGCCGACTCAAGGGCATGGACTATGAGCAGGCATTTATCCATCACAACAACACATCCACAATAGACTCACATGACTAA